The Gemmatimonadaceae bacterium DNA segment GCGATCATCGTCGATCAGGAGCGAATGGGCCCCAACGCGCGCTCGACGGTCGGCACGGTGACCGACACCAATGCCTTGCTGCGCGTGCTGTTCAGTCGCATCGGCAAACCGCACATCGGGTCCCCCAATGCCTTCGCGTTCAACGTGCCGACGGTCAGCGGGGTCGGGCGCCTCACGGTGGAGAAGGGGGAGGGGAAATCAGAGAAGAAGACCTTCACGATCGCGGGGGGCATGTGCCCGCGATGTGAGGGCATGGGTTCGGTCAACGACATCGATCTCACGCAGCTGTTCGACGAGGGGAAGTCGCTCAACGAAGGTGCGATCACCGTGCCGGGGTACACCGCGGACGGCTGGGGCGTGCGCATGTTCATCGCCGCCGGCATCGATCCTGACACGCCGATCCGCACGTTCAGTCGCAAGGCGCGGGAGCAGTTCCTGTATCAGAAGGCCACGAAGGTGAAGGTCGCCGGCGCCAACCTCACGCACGAGGGGCTCGTCCCGCGCATCCAGAAGTCGTTTCTTTCAAAGGACGTCGACGCGCTGCAACCGCACATCCGCGCGTTCGTCGATCGGGCGGTGACCTTCACGCGGTGTCCGGACTGTGCGGGGACGCGACTCAATGCCGCCGCACGCTCGTCGGAGGTCAACGGCCGCAACATCGCCGAGGTGTGCAGGATGCAGGTCAACGACCTCGCGGAGTGGGTGCGCGGTATCCATGAGCCGTCCGTGGCGCCGCTCCTCGCCTCGCTCCGGCACACACTCGACTCGTTCGTCGAGATCGGACTGGGCTACCTCAGCCTCGATCGCCCGTCGGGCACGCTGTCGGGCGGCGAGGCTCAACGGACGAAGATGGTGCGGCACCTCGGCTCGTCGCTGACCGATGTCACCTATGTGTTCGATGAGCCAACCATCGGGCTGCATCCGCACGACATCCGGCGCATGAACGAGCTGCTGTTGCGCCTGCGGGACAAGGGCAACACGGTCCTCGTGGTCGAGCACAAGCCGGAGATGATCGCCATTGCCGACCATGTCGTTGACCTCGGGCCGGGCGCGGGAGCGGCGGGGGGGAGCATCGCGTTCGAGGGATCGCTCGACGGCCTCAGGGCGAGCTGCACGCTCACCGGTCGTCACCTGAGCGATCGGGCGTCCCTCAAGACCGCGACGCGCACGGCGACCGGGGTGATGAAGGTCCGGGGTGCGAAGACCAACAACCTCAAGAACGTCGACGTGGACATCCCGTTAGGCGTGCTGGTGGTGGTTACCGGCGTCGCCGGGTCTGGCAAGAGTTCGCTGATCCATGGGGCGGTGAGTTCGCGCGAAGGTGTCGTGACGATCGACCAGGCGGCCATCCACGGGTCGCGCCGCAGCAACCCGGCCACCTACACCGACCTGCTCGAACCGATACGCAAGGCATTTGCGAAGGCCAACCACGTGAAGCCGGCGCTCTTCAGCGCCAACTCCGAGGGTGCCTGCCCGGCGTGCAACGGAGCCGGCGTGATCTACACCGACCTCGGGATGATGTCGGGCGTGACGACGGTCTGCGAGGAATGCGAAGGGCGGCGATTCCAGGCGGCGGTGCTGAAGTATCGGCTCGGTGGCCGGAACATCGCGGACGTGCTCGATCTCTCCGTCGATGAAGCCTCGGTATTCTTTGGCGGTGGCGCCGCGGCCCTCCCGGCCGCACACGCCATCGTGCAGCGGATGGCCGACGTGGGCCTGGGGTACCTGCGTCTCGGGCAACCGCTCACCACGCTGTCGGGCGGCGAGCGGCAGCGGCTCAAGCTGGCGACGCATATGGCGGAGTCGGGCGGCGTGTATGTGCTGGACGAGCCGACGACCGGCCTGCATCTGGCTGACCTGAAGCAACTGCTCGGGCTGCTTGACCGGCTGGTGGACGCCGGAAAGTCGGTGATCGTGATCGAGCACCATCAGTCGGTGATGGCGCATGCCGATTGGATCATCGACCTCGGTCCTGGCGCGGGCCATGACGGTGGTCGCGTGGTGTTCGAGGGGACGCCGGCCAAACTCGTCGCTGCCCGATCGACGATCACCGGCGAGCACCTCGCCGAGTATGTGGGTGGGGGCGTGGGCATGGCGGGACAAATCACAGAAACCACCCGCCGGCGTGGGCGGGGGAGGTTCGCATGACCTGGAGCAAGGGTGTGCGGCAGTTCCATCGCTGGGTGTCGATCGCGTTCACGGTGACCGTCATCGCCAACTTCGCCTTCAGGATCCGAGGCGAGCCGCCGGCCTGGGTCACCTATTCACCGCTGTTCCCGTTGGCGCTCCTGGTGTTCTCGGGGCTCTACCTGTTCGTGCTGCCGTACCGTTCGGCACGTCGTCCGGATGGCCGGGCGGGAGCCGTGTCGTCGTGAAGCGCGTCGTCGGCGCCGGGACGCTCGCGCTGGTGGCGCTCGCCCATGGCGAGTCCAATGCGACCGGGCGCGCGCGGTGGAGCTGCGCGGACTCTCTGGCTGTGGCAATTGAACCGCGCGCGCCCGTTCCGGGTGCACTCTTCCGCGTCCTGGTCGAGCAGACGGAGGCGTTGGGGGTTCGGCCGGAAGGCGAGGTGGCTGGGCAGCCGCTGCATTTCGTGCCGAGAGGTGGAGGGGCTGTTTCGTTCGCCGCGTTGCCGATCGATGCGGAGTCCAGCAGCGTGACCCTCCGTGTTCGCTGCATGCCTGGCGAGCAGACCGACACGGTGCGAGTGCGCGTGGTGCCGGCGCGGACGAGCTATCCAGTGGAGCGGCTTCGCGTCTCGCCGGCATTTTCCCGTGCACCAGATTCGGCGCTCGCGTCGCGGATTCGACGGGAGTCGGATCGTGCGCGCCAGGTCGCGGAGGCCTCCCACGCCACGCCGGCGCTCTGGGAGGGGGCGTGGCGTCTGCCTCGGGCGTCGCGCATAACGAGTGGTTTTGGCCGCGGACGGGAGTTCAACGGCACCATCACCTCGCGCCACATGGGGACCGACTTCGCCGGGGCGACCGGCGCCGCGGTGCGGGCAGTCAATCGTGGGGTCGTGCGGATCGTGGACCGGTTCTATTACGGCGGGAACGTGGTGTATGTGGACCACGGAAGCGGCCTCACCAGCGCGTATCTTCACCTCTCGCGTCAGGATGTGGCCGTGGGTGACACCGTGGCTCGTGGGGCGATCCTTGGCGCCGTGGGAGCGACCGGCCGCGTGACCGGTCCGCACCTCCACCTGATCGTTCGCTACGGGACGGTCACCGTGAACCCGATGTCCCTCTTCGCGCTGGCGGGGGACTC contains these protein-coding regions:
- a CDS encoding excinuclease ABC subunit UvrA; the encoded protein is MSPLVAGARAGVRHDVIRVQGARENNLRNVSVEIPKHRLTVFTGVSGSGKSSLVFSTIAAESQRLINETYSAFLQGFMPSLGRPDVDVLEGLTTAIIVDQERMGPNARSTVGTVTDTNALLRVLFSRIGKPHIGSPNAFAFNVPTVSGVGRLTVEKGEGKSEKKTFTIAGGMCPRCEGMGSVNDIDLTQLFDEGKSLNEGAITVPGYTADGWGVRMFIAAGIDPDTPIRTFSRKAREQFLYQKATKVKVAGANLTHEGLVPRIQKSFLSKDVDALQPHIRAFVDRAVTFTRCPDCAGTRLNAAARSSEVNGRNIAEVCRMQVNDLAEWVRGIHEPSVAPLLASLRHTLDSFVEIGLGYLSLDRPSGTLSGGEAQRTKMVRHLGSSLTDVTYVFDEPTIGLHPHDIRRMNELLLRLRDKGNTVLVVEHKPEMIAIADHVVDLGPGAGAAGGSIAFEGSLDGLRASCTLTGRHLSDRASLKTATRTATGVMKVRGAKTNNLKNVDVDIPLGVLVVVTGVAGSGKSSLIHGAVSSREGVVTIDQAAIHGSRRSNPATYTDLLEPIRKAFAKANHVKPALFSANSEGACPACNGAGVIYTDLGMMSGVTTVCEECEGRRFQAAVLKYRLGGRNIADVLDLSVDEASVFFGGGAAALPAAHAIVQRMADVGLGYLRLGQPLTTLSGGERQRLKLATHMAESGGVYVLDEPTTGLHLADLKQLLGLLDRLVDAGKSVIVIEHHQSVMAHADWIIDLGPGAGHDGGRVVFEGTPAKLVAARSTITGEHLAEYVGGGVGMAGQITETTRRRGRGRFA
- a CDS encoding M23 family metallopeptidase, yielding MKRVVGAGTLALVALAHGESNATGRARWSCADSLAVAIEPRAPVPGALFRVLVEQTEALGVRPEGEVAGQPLHFVPRGGGAVSFAALPIDAESSSVTLRVRCMPGEQTDTVRVRVVPARTSYPVERLRVSPAFSRAPDSALASRIRRESDRARQVAEASHATPALWEGAWRLPRASRITSGFGRGREFNGTITSRHMGTDFAGATGAAVRAVNRGVVRIVDRFYYGGNVVYVDHGSGLTSAYLHLSRQDVAVGDTVARGAILGAVGATGRVTGPHLHLIVRYGTVTVNPMSLFALAGDSLARRAAARGTGVGTGTGAGRGAQR